Below is a window of Candidatus Viadribacter manganicus DNA.
ATCATGCCGCTTATGCGGATGCGGCGAGCGGAGAAAACAACATGAAGCGCTTCATCTGGGCAGCTTCGGCGACGTTCTTATTGGCGGCGTGCCAAGGGGGTGAAGAGCCGCTTGACGGTCGCTGGCAGGTTCAGCAGATCGCGGGCGCGTCTTTGGGCCAAGATGTCGATATCTGGATGAGCTTCGATATCGCAACCGAGACCGTCACCGGCTTTACGGGCTGTCATCATTTTAGAGCGCCGCTGAGCTCTTTTAGCGAAACACTTGCGATCGGTCCTGTGACGCAAGGCGAGGGTGAGTGTGCGAGCATCGCCGCGGCCACTGATGAGCAACGATTCTTGATGGTGCTGCCGGAGATTCGGCGAACAATTCGTCACGGCAAGTCGCTTGAACTTTTGCCGTTGGCCGCTGGAAGCGAGGCCTTGATTAGGCTGCGGCGCGAACCCGTCGCCGAGTAGGCGCGCCAGCTGCGAATGCCGCAGCGATCAAGAATGCGGAAGCGCCGCTCCAACACGCGGGGCAGTGTCCTAGAAATTCTAAAGTCTGCGGCGCGCCGCCACAGCGCGAACTTAAGAGTGCGTGCGCGAGCGGCGTAGTCATCGCGTCCGTGACGGCGCAAAGCGCGCTTGGCCAGGCTGCCGCTGCGACCACGAGTGCGGACGCAGTGATGGTTCGAGAATTATCAACCCGCATGATCGGCTCCTCGCGACAGCAAATACCTGCGTCGCAGGCGCGCATCTTGAGCCAGATCAAAGGTGCCTCGCGCGAGCGCTGTTACCGCCCTTTTAGAGTTTCTCGGAAACGGCGCACGTGTGCGTTGGCGGGGAGTGGCGGGAATGACGACGAGCGTAGCTAGACAACACACCGGTCGGCTTGATGCCTGGGCGATCGGCGCGATCCTTATAGCGGGGAGTTACTTTGCGCTGTGGGGGGCGGCGAACGCGACCGATTCGCGGTTCGCCATCCAAATGTGGACGGCGCTGCTTGCCTTCCTCGCCGGCGCGGCAATGCTGGTGGGCTTCGTTGGACGAGGCGGCGCGCCGGATCAATCCTCACGCTACGAAAACGGCGTCGTCAAAGCTGGCGTCGTCGCTTCGATGTTTTGGGGCATTGCCGGCTTTCTCGTCGGCGTCGTCATTGCAGCGCAGCTCGCGTTCCCAAATCTGCTCTACTTCGCTGAATGGGGATGGACGAATTTCGGTCGGCTGCGGCCTTTGCACACCTCCGCCGTCATCTTCGCCTTCGGCGGCAACGTTCTTATCGCGACGAGTTTTTATGTCGTTCAACGCACCTGCCGCGCCCGCCTCGCTGGTGGTCTGTGGCCCTGGTTTGTGTTCTGGGGCTATCAGCTCTTCATCCTGCTGGCTGGGACGGGCTATCTGCTGGGCGTTACCGAAGGCCGCGAATACGCCGAGCCGCCGTGGTACACTGACCTTTGGCTGACGCTGGTCTGGGTCGTCTATCTGCTGGTCTTTTTAGGGACGATTTGGAAGCGGCAAGAAAAGCACATCTATGTCGCCAATTGGTTCTATCTGGCGTTCATCGTCACGATCGCGATGCTGCACATCGTCAACAATCTGGCGCTGCCGGTCAGTTTCGGCGGCTGGTTCAGCTATTCGCTCTTCTCTGGTGTTCAAGATGCGCTGACCCAGTGGTGGTATGGCCACAATGCTGTCGGCTTTTTCCTCACAGCCGGCTTCCTCGGCATCATGTACTACTTCATCCCGAAGCAAGCTGATCGTCCAGTTTATTCCTACCGGCTTTCGATCATCCACTTTTGGGCGCTGATCTTCCTCTACATCTGGGCGGGTCCGCACCATCTTCACTATACGGCGCTGCCGCAATGGGCACAGACGCTCGGCGCCACGTTCTCGATCATGCTTTGGATGCCGAGCTGGGGCGGCATGATCAACGGTCTCATGACGCTCTCTGGCGCCTGGGACAAACTTCGCACCGATCCAGTGCTTCGCATGCTGGTCGTGTCGGTGGCGTTCTACGGCATGTCGACGTTCGAAGGGCCGGTCATGTCGGTGCGCGCCGTCAACTCGCTGTCG
It encodes the following:
- the ccoN gene encoding cytochrome-c oxidase, cbb3-type subunit I, with the translated sequence MTTSVARQHTGRLDAWAIGAILIAGSYFALWGAANATDSRFAIQMWTALLAFLAGAAMLVGFVGRGGAPDQSSRYENGVVKAGVVASMFWGIAGFLVGVVIAAQLAFPNLLYFAEWGWTNFGRLRPLHTSAVIFAFGGNVLIATSFYVVQRTCRARLAGGLWPWFVFWGYQLFILLAGTGYLLGVTEGREYAEPPWYTDLWLTLVWVVYLLVFLGTIWKRQEKHIYVANWFYLAFIVTIAMLHIVNNLALPVSFGGWFSYSLFSGVQDALTQWWYGHNAVGFFLTAGFLGIMYYFIPKQADRPVYSYRLSIIHFWALIFLYIWAGPHHLHYTALPQWAQTLGATFSIMLWMPSWGGMINGLMTLSGAWDKLRTDPVLRMLVVSVAFYGMSTFEGPVMSVRAVNSLSHYTDWTIGHVHSGALGWVGFVSFGALYCLVPWLWKRKGLFSNALVEWHFWLSTIGIVLYITSMWVAGIMQGLMWRAYNEFGFLEYSFVETVEAMHPYYIIRALGGTLFLLGALIMAYNLWRTATAKDPEHVRVTDVPAQAVAAE
- a CDS encoding META domain-containing protein codes for the protein MKRFIWAASATFLLAACQGGEEPLDGRWQVQQIAGASLGQDVDIWMSFDIATETVTGFTGCHHFRAPLSSFSETLAIGPVTQGEGECASIAAATDEQRFLMVLPEIRRTIRHGKSLELLPLAAGSEALIRLRREPVAE